One Halanaerobium hydrogeniformans genomic window, AAAAAAGAGTATACTGTAAAAAAAATATATGATATGGATTTAAAAGATGAAAATTGGATCAGTCGGTCTGTAGCATATTCTAAAAATTGTTCTGAAAAAGTTGTAGTTGAAAGTCTTAAACAGTTAGAAGAAAAAACTAATAAGAGTTCTGTTCCCCACAAAATTATAGCAGTTACTTGTAGTATAGATCATGCGGAACAAATTAAAGAAATATATATAAACAAAGGATATGAAACTACAATTGTGCATAGTAAGATGAGTGATGAAAAGCTGCAAAAAGCTCATAGTGATATTGAAAATCATAGAGTTCAAGTTGTAGTTAATGTGGCAATGTTAGGAGAAGGTTTTGATCATAAGTACTTATCTGTTGCAGCTATTTTTCGACCTTTTAGGAGTAAATTACCATATGCACAATTTGTTGGTAGAATATTAAGAAGAATTCCTGAAGATGAAGTAGAGAGTGTAGAAGATAATATTGGTGTAATTGTATCTCATCAATACTTATACTTAAAGGATTTATGGGATTATTATAAAAAAGAAATTCAGGAAAGTGATACTATAAAATATTTGAATGAATTAGAAATTTCGGATGATGAATCAGAAACTATAGATGGGAAAAGAGATCTAAGTATTGGTAATGCTAGAGAAGAGGGTGAAGGAAAGGTTATAGTAGATCCCTATATTACTACAGAATTGCTCAAAAAAAGGAAAGAAGAAATAGCTAAAAGAAAAGAAGCAATTAAAAATTTACAAGATATGTTAGAAATACAAAAAGAAGAAGCAGCAAAGATTTATGATTCCAGTCAGACTAGTAAGTCTAAAATAAAAAGGCCGGATCAATATTTTAAAAACAGAAAAAAAGATATAGATCATTTGATAAAGTATGAAATTGTTCCAGAATTAATTAATGAATTTAATTTACAAAAAGATGGTGATGAAATAATTGGCTGTAGGCTTTTTAAAGATAAATTTTCTTGGATTAGAAAGATAGGTAATAATGCGGGGATGTTGTCGGCTTATTTTAGTGATGCATTAAGGCATAAGATTAGCAAAAAAAGAAAGGATTGGAATTTATCTGATTATGATATTGCATTTGAACAAATAGATGCAATTAAAGAGTATGCAGAAAATGTGCTTCATAGTTATTTGGAAGGTTAAAAGTTTAAAGTTTTGAAACTTAATGATTAAAATGAAGGGTGTGATCAAATGAAAGACGATATCAAAAATCTTTATGAGTTATTTTATTCTTCGGTGGTAACCCCCTATAATTTACTAGAAAATGCAAAATTACCAAATTATAGTTATGTTAACTATTATATGGGTGATGATGGTTTAATTGCAGAAATGAAGTGTGAAATAGAAGATTATCAGGGGCAGGTAATTTTTTATTATAATTTTGATAAAGAGGATAAGTTGGAACAAGTATTTATTGAAGAAAATGCAGCTGAAAAGAAGTTGATTTATGATAGAAAAACAGAACAAAAATATCAAATCAATGATATTTTAAAGAAATGGATGGAAAACAGTGATAATATGGGTGAAGCAATTTAAATAAAATAAATGGTTGTATAAAAGTAATTGTGTATTTTTAAAACTAACCAGAAATAAAAAAATACTTGGTTTTTAAGTTTTCAACTTTGGGAATAATAAAGTCAATTCTTTTGACAAATTTGACTTTATTATTTAAAGCGTGAATAGACTTTTTAAAATAAAGGTATACAGTAAGTTTCTAAACTCCTCTGTAAGCGCCCATGCTTTTTCTAAAGCGGGAGATAGTTCGAAAATTTCTATCAACCGCTGGTGTGCATCATCATTAAGTTTTTCATCGGTTATTAAAAGAGTGAGCTTGATTTATGGAATTTATTTCTATTATAAGCAGTTTGCTTTAAAAGATAGAGTTTGAAACGCTTAGATTTCCTAGAATATTTAGTGATACTCTGTATTTTTTTCGGTAGTGTTCTTTTGCCACAGTGACCGTATGTGAATGTCAAATAACATTTTACACTTTTCGTTTATTAATAGTTCAATCTAAAATTTTTTATTTGTCATATCATTAAAGCTGACTCTCACTGGAAGGTGGGAGTTTTTTTATGTTTGCCTGGCATGGATATTTGCTAGTCAGTGAAAGTCTGATGTGGGGGTCAATAGTGCCAACCACTAGCTGAAGACAAGGGTGTCCACCGTGAGGTGGAATCTGAAGGAAGTTGGAGGCAAAGCTTCGGTCTGAGGAATACGAACTGTATAAAAGGCACAATCTTGTGGGTAAGTTTGCATAACAAAACAAAGCCCAAAACTATTCGAGACGGGAAGTGTAAATACAGCAGATAGATGTAGTGAAAGCAAATATTCTTAACCAGGGAAGGTCTGACAGTAGATTGTGGTGATGAATTTCTAAGCAATAAACTCTGCAGTAATGCAAGAGTTGAACTGTCAGAATGCAGCAGAAGTCATAGTAGATTGGTGGATATATACACTAATTGAAGGATGAAACATTAGGAGGTTTCTTAAATTTGAACAACTCGACGGAAACACATAGAAAGCAGACAACTTCATATGAAGGCTGCTCTCAGGAGAAAAGGCTGGAAGCTGGAAGTAATGAGAGAGTGCAGAGTGTTTCTGCGGCGTTGCCGAAGGAAAGAAACGGTGAAAAGGCAGACTCCAGTAATCTGATGGAGAAAATTCTTGCAGCTCCAAACCTGAATAAGGCATATAAAAAGAGTTGTAGGAAATAAAGGCAGCCATGGTATTGATGGGATGAGTGTAGATGAACTTCTACCCCACCTTAAAAGAAACGGCAGTCAACTTCTGAAAGATATACTGGAAGGTAATTACAAACCACAGGCAGTAAGAAGGGTAGAAATACCTAAGCCTGGTGGTGGAGTAAGACTACTTGGTATTCCAACAGTAATAGATAGAATGATTCAACAGGCAATAACACAACAGCTGACGCCAATATTTGATCCGGGATTTTCAGAGTACAGTTACGGATTCAGACCTGGAAGAAATGCACACCAGGCGGTAAATAAAGCCAGGGAATATATAAATGACGGTTATACATGGGTGGTCGATATAGACCTTGAAAAGTATTTCGATACTGTTCAACATGATAAACTGATGTCTTTAGTAGCCAGGAAAGTGCAGGATAAGAGGGTGCTGAAGTTAATAAGAGCTTACCTTAACTCAGGAGTAATGATTGATGGTGTAATCAGTAAAGATGATAAAGGTTGCCCCCAGGGCGGCCCGTTAAGTCCGCTGCTCAGCAACATAATGCTGGATGAACTGGATAAAGAACTGGAGAAACGCAATCATAAATTCTGTCGCTACGCTGATGATAGTCAGATCTATGTCAGAAGCAGAAAAGCGGCCAAGAGAGTTATGGAAAGCATAACTGTATTTGTTGAAAAGAAACTCAAACTTAAAGTCAATGCAAGGAAAAGTGCAGTCGGCAGACCCTGGAGAAGAAAATTCTTAGGGTTTTCATTCTATAGTAGGAAAGGTGAAGTAAGGGTTAGAATCCACCCGAAATCGATTAAGAAAATTAAAGGAAAGATAAAAGCACTCACATCAAGGAGTAAGCCATGGACAATGAAATATCGTTTTAAGAAATTAAAACAGATAATCACAGGCTGGGTCAGCTACTATAAAATAGCTGATATGAAAAGAAAGATGAGGGAACTTGACCAGTGGGCAAGACGAAGAATAAGAATGTGCTACTGGAAGAGGTGGAAGAAAATTAGAACCCGCTTTAAGATGCTCAGGAAACTGGGTATCAAAGAAGCTAAGGCATGGAAATATGCTAACACAAGGAAAGGCTACTGGAGAATATCCAATAGCCCAATACTTGCAAGAACCTTTACCAACCAGTTATTAAAGAAACTGGGATACTTCAGTTTTACGGAAAGATATGCACAAGCAACTAATACTTAATGAACCGCCCAGTACCGAACGGTACGCTGCGGTGGTGTGAGAGGACGGAAAATAAATTAATTATTTTCCTCCTACTCGATTTCACTACAACACAATTTACACAGTGTTGAAGTGTATGGGTGTTTTTGTCCTGCAATAATAGGGAATTTTAGTTTGCAACTTTTGGGAATGCTACTTTGCAATTCCCGGTAATTATATTATGCAAAAAATAAATAATAGGAGTTGCAGGAGTTGAGGACTGATTTTGCTGAGTCTGTAGATAAAAAGAAATTTGAGATTTAGAATTCAATTAAAATATAATATTTAACTTTATTTCCAAATTATTCTATGTTATACTTTAAGTAGTATAAATATTATAAGGAGATGGGGTTATGTATAAAGATAATTATAAAAAATTAAAGGCTGCTATTAATAAACTCAAATCTAAATATGACTTTAAAGGTTTATATCATTTTACTGATTTCAAAAATTTAAAAAGCATTATTGAAACAGAGTGTTAAAAAAGCAGGGCTGAATGCCAGAATAGTGAGATTGATTTTTTAGATGCAGCCAATGAGGATGTTATTGAACATACTAAACAAGATATAAAAAAATGTGTAAGGTTTTATTATAAAGAAAAAACTCCTACTTTATACAAGAATGAAGGAATTAAAGTAGATAATGCGAAACCTCATATTCCCCTGCCAGTGTATTTATTATTTGATTATGAGTTAATATTATTAGAAAATACAGTATTTGCGAGTTGTAATGCAGCATCCTCAAATGTTAATTTTGGAAAAGATTTTGAATTTTTTAAGACGATGGACTGGGATAAAATATTTCATCGAGGATCATTGCATATCGAAGATACCCCATTAAAAAGAGAAATTATTAGTAAACGGCATGCTGAATTATTGGGGTTACAGGATATTTCACTGAATTATTTAAATAAGATATTTTTTAGAAGTAAGGCAGATTACAAAAGAGCAATTAATTTATTTGGAAAGGATGATAAATTAGAGCTTGACGCCAGCTTATTTAACTGCAATAATAATTATATAGAAGATTATAAACTAGAAATTCATAAACAGACTCAGAAAACTATTGATATTAACTTAGAATTTAACAAAAGAAATTATAAAAATTATACTCATACAATTATAATTAAAGATTTGGAATCTGCTAATATAGTTTATGATAAAAATATTAATTTCACGAATGGAAATGATTTGAAACGTCATGGTAACTATATAGCCCCCTAACAGAATTGGAGAAAAAGTTTGAAAGTGATATACTCTAATTACAAGGGGGAAACACCAATGGCAAACAGAAAATATTCCGATGAAACTAAAGAACAAATTGTAAAAGAATGTCGCGAAATAGGTAACACAGCTCTTGTAGCAAGACGACATAATATTTCTAAGCATACTGTTTACAGCTGGGTCAAAAAAGCTAAAGAAACAGGATCAGTTAGATCTCTTCCTAAAGATGAAAAAAAGCAAATGAAAGAGATAGAAAATAGATTAAGTAAAATGAGCGATGAAAATGATAAGCTCAAAAAAATTGTAGCAGAAAAAGAATTAGAATTGGCGATTTTAAGGGAGTTGAGAGATAAAGTAAACCCCCGATAGCCCTCAAAGTTCAGATTGCATCAAAGTGGATAAATAAAGGGTATAAAATCTCTATTGTTTTAGACTTTGTTGGGCTTAATTCTTCCACTTACTACAGTAATATAAATAGAAAAACTAGAGAGTGAAAGTACTAATAGCAGCAATTCCAATAATCCTCAAGGAAGACCTGTCCCTGGGTATTCTCTAACTGAATCAGGTGAAAAATATCTGATGAACAGATTAAAGAATGGCTCTTAGAACTGGTTGCAGGAGATGGCTTCCCTTATGGTTACAGGAAACTTACAGTCTGTTTAAAAGAAGACTATAACTTGAAAATAAATAAGAAAAAAGTATACAGGTTATGCAAAGAACTGGATATATTAAGATCGCAAAGAAAAATCAAAAAATTTAGACCTAAAAAGATTGCAAAACAGGAAGAAATTACAGAACCAAATCAACTCTGGCAGATGGATTTAAAATACGGCTACATAAATGGAACAGATCAGTTCTTTTTCCAGATGTCAGTAATTGATGTCTTTGATAAGACTGTTATAGATTATCACCTGGGACTAAGCTGTAAAGCTAAAGATACCTGCAGGGTATTAAAGGCTGCTTTAAATAAAAGAAAGCTGTATAAAGGCATGAATTTGCCTAAAATTAGAACAGATAATGGACCACAATTTGTCTCTAAATTATTTGGAGACACCTGTGAAAAACTGGGGGTAGAGCATCAGAGAATTCCAGTTAGAACACCTAATATGAATGCTCATATAGAATCATTTCATTCGGTTTTAGAAAAAGATTGTTATTCAATTAATGAATTCAGTAGTTTTATTGACGCCTATAAAAAAGTCAGTGAGTATATGAATTATTATAACAACAGATACCGTCATGGCAGTCTTAATGATATGCCTCCAGCAAAATTTTATAAACTGGCTAAAGCAGAAAAAATAGTTGCTGAACCAGTACTCGCCTAAATCAAAAAATGAGAAACTAAGAATGAGCGAGCTTAACAAACATATTTTCCATATTTAGGGGGTTGAACCGGTAAAATCAAAAATTTGCCTAATGAACAATTAAAGTTTGAATATTATATGAACGGAATACTAAGTATAGAGGCGACTATTTAGGATGGTGAAATTATGATTAAATACTATCAAGGAACAGTATTCAATGCTCCCGCTAAAACTATAGTTAATACAGTTAACTGCGTTGGAATAATGGGGGCAGGTATAGCCCTGGAATTCAAACTCAGATTTCCCGAAATGTATAAAGATTATAAGGATAAATGCAATAAAAACTTAGTTAGAATAGGACGGCCTTATATCTACTGTCATAGTGATGATTTATGGATATTGAATTTCCCAACAAAAAAACACTGGCGAAATAAGTCAGAAATAGAATGGATTGAAGCAGGACTTAAATATTTTAATAAAAATCATTCTAAAGTTGAGATGGAATCAGTTGCTTTTCCCAAATTAGGTACAAACAATGGTGGTTTAGACTGGGAAGCAGTTAAAGATTTAATGGAGAAATATTTATCTGATTTGGATATTGATATTTATATCTGCTTGAATGAGAAAAATGAAGCAGAGGGTATAGAAAAAAAGATGTTGGATCTAGTTAATAAAGTTGATCGTGAACATTTAATTAAAGAGGTTGGTATAAACGCCAAGCAGGCTAAAAAAATAGTAGATAAGCAGCCGGTTCAGAGATTCTGGCAGATAAATAATTTTAAAGGAATAGGGAAGAAATCTTATGAAAAAATATTTAGATATTATTATCAACTGGCGAAAGGTAAAAAAAGAGAATTAGTTCAGATGGCTTTAGAGATGTAAATTGAATCTAGAAAATAATTTTATCTGAAGATTACTCTCACTGGAATTATTAAAATTCTGGTGGGATTTTTTTATTTCTTTGTAGCATATTTTAAATTATGTTACACTAATAAATTAATATTGATAAATTGTAACAA contains:
- a CDS encoding DEAD/DEAH box helicase, translating into MDEIDFNEEHFLISDPQMINNNNLREPQISAYHKVYNHFVTKSKTSHAIIVLPTGVGKTGLMAILPYHISEGRVLIITPGTTIRDSIIDSLDPDNYDNFWLKRKVFKDVEKLPNLIEYEGDDTPLEIINNANIVVLNVHKLQNRLDSSLLKRVNEDFFDMILIDEAHHSTADTWVEAVNYFSDAKIVKLTGTPFRSDGKPIVGEEVFKYKLSAAMANNYVKSLEDIVHVPGKLYLTIDNKYKKEYTVKKIYDMDLKDENWISRSVAYSKNCSEKVVVESLKQLEEKTNKSSVPHKIIAVTCSIDHAEQIKEIYINKGYETTIVHSKMSDEKLQKAHSDIENHRVQVVVNVAMLGEGFDHKYLSVAAIFRPFRSKLPYAQFVGRILRRIPEDEVESVEDNIGVIVSHQYLYLKDLWDYYKKEIQESDTIKYLNELEISDDESETIDGKRDLSIGNAREEGEGKVIVDPYITTELLKKRKEEIAKRKEAIKNLQDMLEIQKEEAAKIYDSSQTSKSKIKRPDQYFKNRKKDIDHLIKYEIVPELINEFNLQKDGDEIIGCRLFKDKFSWIRKIGNNAGMLSAYFSDALRHKISKKRKDWNLSDYDIAFEQIDAIKEYAENVLHSYLEG
- a CDS encoding macro domain-containing protein, whose translation is MIKYYQGTVFNAPAKTIVNTVNCVGIMGAGIALEFKLRFPEMYKDYKDKCNKNLVRIGRPYIYCHSDDLWILNFPTKKHWRNKSEIEWIEAGLKYFNKNHSKVEMESVAFPKLGTNNGGLDWEAVKDLMEKYLSDLDIDIYICLNEKNEAEGIEKKMLDLVNKVDREHLIKEVGINAKQAKKIVDKQPVQRFWQINNFKGIGKKSYEKIFRYYYQLAKGKKRELVQMALEM